The Geoalkalibacter subterraneus genome contains the following window.
CCAAGTCTCGTTGTCCAACTCCATCTGAACCAGAATGTAGCCGGGGAAAAATTTGCGCTGGGAGGTCTTACGCTCACCCTTGCGCAATTCCACCACCGTTTCAGACGGAATCAGCACCTCACCAAAAGACTCTTCGAACCCAAGGGCCCGAATGCGCTCTTCGAGATTGGCCTTAACCTTATTCTCATACCCTGAATAGGTATGAACTCCGTACCATTTCATGCCCATAGCGTCCCCTTGTTCTGCCTAACTGAGCAACATCTTGACGACATTGGACAGCATCCAGTCGACCGCACCCAGAAAAACGGCTATAAAAATCACCAAGAGGATGACTACTGAAGTCGAAGCGTAGGTCTCCTTGCGGGTCGGCCAGGTGACCTTTTTCAACTCGGACTTCACATGGGCCAGAAATTCAGATACATTTTTAAACACTATCGTGGAACCTCACAGAGGATTATTCTCAAAGTTGGCAGGCCAGGAGGGATTCGAACCCCCAACACCCGGTTTTGGAGACCGGTGCTCTAGCCATTAGAGCTACTGGCCTGCATACAAAAAGCCACAGCGAGCCTGTGGCTTTGAGCGACAAACGTTGGACCGCTGCTACTTGGTTTCGCGATGTGGAGTATGCTTGCGACAAAACCGGCAGTACTTACTGAATTCCAGCTTGTCCGGCGTATTCCTTTTGTTCTTAGTCGTCGTATAGTTGCGCTGCTTGCATTCAGTACAAGCCAAAGTCACAATGTCCCGCATTGTCTTATCCTTAGCGGCCTCTCCGCAAGGCGAAGAGGCCGCTCATAAAGGTTTCTCCGATTACTCGATGATATCGCTGACGACGCCGGCACCGACGGTGCGGCCGCCTTCACGAATCGCGAAACGCAGTTCCTTGTCCATGGCGATCGGGGTGATCAGATTTACCGTCATCGCGATGTTGTCGCCCGGCATGACCATCTCGGTCCCTTCAGGCAACTCAACCACACCCGTCACGTCCGTGGTGCGGAAATAGAACTGGGGACGATATCCCTTGAAGAACGGTGTATGACGTCCACCCTCTTCCTTGGTCAGAATGTAGGCTTCAGCCTTGAAGCGGGTGTGAGGCGTGATGCTGCCGGGCTTGGCCAGGACCTGACCGCGCTCCACATCTTCACGCTTGGTGCCGCGCAGCAGAACCCCGACGTTGTCGCCGGCCTGACCCTGATCAAGCAGCTTGCGGAACATCTCGACACCGGTCACAACCGTCTTGACCGTATCCTTCATCCCGACAATTTCAACTTCGTCGCCGACCTTGACGATGCCGCGCTCGATACGACCGGTTACAACGGTGCCGCGACCGGAGATGGAGAACACGTCCTCGACAGGCATCAGGTACGGACGATCGATATCGCGCTCGGGCTCAGGGATGTAGCTGTCGCAGGCATCCATCAGCTCAAAGATGGCTTTCTTCCCGATCTCCTCGTCGCGACCTTCCAGAGCGGCCAGAGCCGAGCCCTTGATGATCGGAATGTCATCCCCGGGGAAATCATACTGGGTCAGAAGCTCGCGGATCTCCAGCTCGACCAGCTCGAGCAGCTCCTCGTCGTCGACCATGTCGACTTTGTTGAGGAACACCACCATGGCGGGCACGCCGACCTGACGGGCCAGCAGGATGTGCTCGCGAGTCTGAGGCATGGGGCCGTCGGCGGCCGAGACCACCAAGATCGCACCGTCCATCTGCGCCGCACCGGTGATCATGTTCTTGACATAATCGGCATGGCCGGGGCAGTCAACATGAGCATAGTGACGTGCTGCGGTCTGGTACTCGACGTGAGCGGTGGCGATGGTGATGCCGCGCTCGCGCTCCTCGGGAGCATTGTCGATTGTGTCAAATGCTTTGAATTCCGCACCGCCGGCTTCGGACAGAACCTTGGTGATCGCCGCGGTCAGAGTCGTCTTCCCATGGTCGACGTGACCAATGGTCCCGATATTGACATGGGGTTTTGTTCTTTCGAATTTTGCTTTAGCCATTGCTTAAACCTCCCGTTGCGCTTGCGAACGTTTGTTGAAATTGACTCACGGTCCCGCGACAACGGGACCCAAAGGAAGTTCTGCGACCAAAAAAGACATGATCATGAAACGGCAAATTCTCCAGCGAGACAAAACTGGAGCCCACAACCGGACTTGAACCGGTGACCTCTTCCTTACCAAGGAAGTGCTCTACCGTCTGAGCTATGTGGGCTCATTTCAACTGCAACTGAAGAATTCAAAGATTCTGGAGCGGGAAACGGGACTCGAACCCGCGACCCTCAGCTTGGAAGGCTGATGCTCTAGCCAACTGAGCTACTCCCGCCAAAACCTCACACGATTCAAAGAAGCTTTTTGGAATCCGCACCGAAAGATGCTTTCAGTTTAAACGGCTGCAACAGCCTCCTGAAGCGACACCCTTCGGCCTTCCTCCGGAATGCGTTAAGTGGTGGAGGGGGGAGGATTCGAACCTCCGAAGGCTACGCCGGCAGATTTACAGTCTGCTCCCTTTGGCCACTCGGGAACCCCTCCAGAGAAAAATTCCGTATCTTGCAGTATTTATTTGTATGGGCTCGCACCCGACCGCTCGCTGGAGCTGGCGACAGGAATCGAACCCGCAACCTGCTGATTACAAGTCAGCTGCTCTACCAGTTGAGCTACGCCAGCATGGGCAGGGATATATACCCCAGAGCGAATCAAAAGGCAAGCATAAAATTGCCTTGCCTGCCCTCCACGCTCAGCCCTGACGGCATGAGTGTGGAGGTTTATTATATTTGGCGTGCGTTGTCAAGAGGCTCGAGGCTTTTTTTCGGCAGCAACGCATTTTTTAATCCCCCCGAGGGTGGCGCAGCAGGAAACACTGATGAATTTTCGGGCTGCGACGGAAGTCCCACGGCACCGTCTGTGCGGAGACATCCTGCACCTCCCATCGCTCGGAAAGAGTGGCATCCAGCCGGAATTTTCGGAAGTTGGTTGAGAAAACAAGCGTTCCGTCCGCCTCGAGGCGGCGCATGGTCCACTCGATCAATGCCGCATGATCTCGCTGAACGTCAAAATCACGGCCGCGGGTCTTTGAGTTGGAGAATGTCGGCGGATCAAGAAAGATGAGGTCGTACTTCTCGCGGCCGGCATCGATCCACCTCATCACATCGGCGCGTTCGAGTTTGTGGCGGCGCGGGTCAAGCCCGTTGAGCCTGAAGTTTTCCTTCGCCCAGTCAAGATAGGTCCGTGAAGCATCGACAGTGGTACTGGATTGCGCCCCGCCGCGAGCCGCAAAGACCGTGGCACTCCCGGTATAAGCGAACAGGTTGAGGAATCGCTTGCCTGCGGCCATCTCCATGATGCGCTGCCGAATCGGGCGATGGTCGAGAAATAAACCGCTGTCCAGATAATCGCCGAGATTGACCAGGAAGCGGCACGGCCCCTCGCTGACTTCGAAAAAATGGCCGCCTTCTCCCATCCGGCCGTACTGCGCCTCCCCCTTCTGCTGTTTGCGCTGCTTGAGGAAAACTCTGTCCGGCGGAACCTCGATAACTTCGGAGCTGATCCGCAACAGATCCTGAAGGCGCCTTCTTGCCTTGCCGGGATCAATGCTTGAAGGGGCCTTGTACTCCTGGATATGCAGCCGTCCATCGTAATAGTCGATCGCTGCCGCATATTCGGGAAGATCGGCATCATAGACCCGGTAGCAGCAAACCCCTTCCCGCTTGGCCCAGCGCTGCGCCGCCTTGAAATTCTTACGCAGCCGGTTGGCAAGCATCAAAGCGGTATCGTCGTGATCGCTTTTTGCTTCAGCGCCGCTTGCAGGAGGGGTTGTATCCGCAGCAGGTGCAGGGCCCAGGTGATAGTGATAAAGACGGGCCTGGATCGGACCATTTCGCAGAGAATGAGTTCTCGAGGCGCGCAATCCAAGAAAGGAGGCAAGCTCAGGATTGGAAGTAAACACACTGAGCTGCCAGCCCGGGAAAGATTGCCGGCATTGACCGCCCAGCACGCTGTAAAGCACCTGAAGCTGCGCCTTGTCGCCCAGCCGCTCTCCATAGGGAGGATTGGTGACGACAAGGCCTGCAGCACTCTCGTTCATGCTTCGTCCCATCTCCGGCAGCCAGGTAGAGAAATCTCCGATATCGATACGGACATGGTTTTCAAGACCACAGGCGCGCAGATTCTCCCTCGCCGACTCCACCACATGGGGATCGCGCTCGCAGCCCGCGATCACCGGCAGCCCGCCAAGCCCCTGGGCAAATCGTTCCCGGGCGTCTTCCTGCACAGCCCGCCACAGGTCCTCGCGATGCCCGCGCCAGCCGCAAAAACCGTAATAGTCGCGCCACAAACCGGGAGCTCCGTCCGCTGCAATCAGAGCGCCTTCGATCAGCAGCGTCCCGGCGCCGCACAACGGATCGAGCAAGGGGGCTGACCTGCGTGCCGCATCGGCCCATCCGGCACGCAGCAAAACGGCTGCAGCCAGATTTTCTTTCAGCGGGGCGGCTCCGCCCACCCTGCGGTAGCCGCGCCGGTGCAGAGACTCGCCCGCCAGGTCGATGCTGAGCATCGCCTGATCCTTGTCCACATCGAGAGAGACCTGCAGATCGGGGCGTTGCGGCTGCACGTCGGGACGCTGTCCCCAGCGCTCACACAGCCGATCGACAATGGCGTCCTTGACACGCAGGGCGGCAAAACGCGAATGATTTAAAGCAGAACGGCGCAGATGGGCATTGACCGCAAAGGTGCCGCCAGCGGGCAGGTGATCTTCCCACTCCACTTCCAGCGCCTGGGCGTAGAGCTGGTCTCCATCAAGCGCTTCGAAACGGGCCACCGGAAGATAAACCCGGGTTGCCACGCGTGACCAGAGGCACAGACGGTAGGCACTCTCCAGAGTGGCGTCGAACAGAATGCCATTAGGAGTTGCCTGCAGCTCGACGCCGCCGGCCTCCTCGATTTCCGCACCCAGAAGATCCTCGGTGCCAAGCGGTGATACAGCAAAGAAACGGGACTGATTCAAATTGTTTTACCCTGACGTATGCACGCGGCATGCGGATGATCCGCCGCGTGTCATTCTTTGATTGGTGGCCCTGTGAAACTCGGGCCTCTGATGGACTGGGGAATTCTAACTTGAATCAGACAGCGCGCCAAGAATAAAACATAGCGGGCACGCTCAGGCCGGGCACCCATATAAAAAGGGCCGCGATAAACACGGCCCCGGCAGGCAACAACAACGGTCATGGGCAATAATCGAGAGGGAGAATCAACCCACCCAGAACGAAAACTCCACCTCTTCGCCGTCAGAGATGTAAACCGGAAAGCGTATCGCGCGATAAGAGGGGGGAACTTCAACCTCGCTCCCGCCTTCGGCAATAACCACGGGGGGGGTGATTTCCATGGTATGGCCAAGCTGAGCCCCCTTGGCGGCGATGTTGCCGCAGACGATGTTGATAAACTCCATCACCGTATCATCCAGCACTTCCCTGGGCTCATCCGAGACATCATCTTCTTTCAGGATCGCCCTGGCGATAGCCTGCTGGGCACCTTCACTGACCGACAGGACGTAGCGGCATTTCACTGAACCGCTGAAGTCCATCGCCACCGCCAGGTGACGGGCGTTAACAGTTTCCGCTTCTACGCTGGGAGCGGGGCGGAAGGCAAACTGAGCGATGCGCGTCAGCATCTTGTAGGTCATATCAGCGGCCATCTCCCAGACCTGCGGATTGGACACGCCCTGCGGCAGATTGACGTGCTCGGCGGTATAGGGTGCCTGATCCTCCTTGAACTCCGCCAGGTAACGCAGGATCTCCCCTTCGTCCAGAGCCCCGACTTTCACCAGCGCCTCACCGATATAAAGATGGTTGTTTTTCTGGCGGGTAAGAACCTGCTGCATCTGGTTCGGAGAGATCAGCCCCAGCTTGACCGCCATGTCGCCGAAACGTAGGTCTTCGCTGCGCTGCGCATCATGCACGCGCTCGACATCCGCTTCGCAGATCACTCCCATGAGCAGGGCCATTTCACCGAATTTGAGGTTGTTCTTCTCCTGCAGCTCGATCGCCTCCAGCAACTTCTCCCGGCTGACAACGCCTTTTTCCACCAGGAACTGTCCAAAGAATTTCACTGCCATAGCATGATCCCTTTTCTGCTCGATATCATATTGTTCACAGGTTCCCGAATACCGCCGGCTACGCCTCGCGCAGAGTCTGCAGCACGGTCTCGGCCTCGAACGGCTTGGAGATCACGTTCTTGGCACCCAGCTTGATTGCTTCGGTAAATTTTTCACCGACACCGCCGAGAGAGGTCACCATGACAACCTTCACATTGCGGTCCATAGCCACAATGTTTCGCAGTGCCGTCAAACCGTCCATCACCGGCATGTTCATATCCATGCAAATCAGGTCCGGGTCTTCGGACTGATTGACTTTGATTGCTTCGGCGCCGTTCTTGGCATGGCCGATCACCTCGAACTCCCCGGTGCTTGAGACCATTTTTTCAAGCTGCCGGGCTACGGATATACTATCGTCCACGATCAAAACACGCTTCATACCACAGACCTCCAGCCCCTGTTCGGATCGGAGACCCTTCCCAAATCCGAATCATTTTTTATTAAGGGTTCAACAGAATTATTCATGACAATCCCTTAATAGCGCAATCACGGACAACTGTCAATCATAATGATTAAAAAAAATATATCTCGCTGACTATTCTGCAGAGGAAGCGAAAACGCAGGAGGTGAAAGGTCGTAGGTCGTGTCTTTCGCAGGGATGCTCCTGCAAAAGCATGTTATCTCAGACAGGGATCCTCAATGAAGGATAGCGGATGGCGTGTGCTTAACGGTTATACTCATTTATGAGGAGAGAATTAAGTTCGAGGCCTGCATTTAGCCTTTGCGCCGTTGTCGCACCACCTCAAACAGCGAAAGGGCACCGGCGACCGACACGTTGAGGGAGCCGACCCCACCCTGCATAGGGATGGAGACCAGTTGATCGCAGTGGCGGCGCACGTTGGGGCGCAGCCCCTTGCCTTCACTGCCGACTACCAGGACCAGATCAGAGGTAAAATCGATGCTGTACAGGGACTGGTCCGCCTCGCCGGCCAGGCCGTATATCCAAAGCCCTTCTTTTTTAAGCAGATCGAAGGTCCGGGCGAGGTTAACGACCCGACAGAGGGCGACATGCTCCAGGGCACCGGCAGCGGCGCGCTCGACGACTCCGGTCACCGGGGCGCTGTTGTCGCGCGGGCAGATCACGCCATGACAGCCGGCCCCCGCAGCGGAACGCAGCAGCGCTCCAAAATTGTGCGGATCGGTCACCCCGTCAAGAGCCACCAGGAAAGCGGGTTCCCCCCTGTCACGCCCGATCTTGAGAAGGTCATCAATTTCGACATAGGAACAGGGCTCAATGCGCAGAACCGCTCCCTGATGACGGCTGTTTCCGGCCAGACGCTCCAGTTCGCTCTTATCACTGTCGCGCACCGGCACTCCCCGCCTGCGGGCAGCGTCCGCCAACCCGCGCACCCTGGGGCCACTGTCACGGGCAACAAACAACTCGAGGGGTTTGCGGCGCCGCCCCTTAAGTGCTTCATCGACCGGGTTGATGCCGTAGATGATCTCTTCACTCATGCGCGCGGACTCAAAGCCTGGGCCATTTCCTCGACGATGGCCTCGGCGGCCGCCACCGGATCATCCGCTTTGGCGATGGGACGCCCCACCACCAGATAGTCCGCTCCTGAAGCGATGGCATCGGCGGGAGTCGTCACGCGCTTCTGGTCGTCGGCGGAAGCCGTTGCGGGACGCACGCCGGGGGTGACAATGACAAAGTCAGGACCGCAGGCCTCACGGATCAGCCCGATTTCACGGGGAGAGGCAACCACTCCGCCGAAACCGGCTTCCTGGGCCAGGCGGGCCAGACGCGGCACCATCTCTTCAACAGAATGCTCGATGCCGATTTCGCGCAGAGTCTCTTCGGCAGACGAGGTCAGGATCGTGACTGCCAGCATCAGGGGCATCTGTCGCTTCTCTGCGGCACAGCGGTTGCGCACGGCGTCGGCCGCGGTTTTCATCATTTCGCTGCCGCCGAGGGCATGCACGTTGAACATGCCGATCCCCAGACGGTCTGCTTCAAGGCAGGCCATAGCCACGGTATTGGGAATATCGTGATATTTGAGATCGAGAAAGACGTCACCGCCCTCCCCTTTGATCATGTGAATCACTTCGGGGCCGCAGCGGGTAAACAGCTGCTTGCCGACCTTGAACATGCCGACCTTGTCGTGCAGCAGCTTGACAAAGTGTTCGGCCTCTTCGAACTGATCCACATCAAGGGCAAAAATCAGCTTCTGCCGCGCGTTTTCAATCATTTTGTCCTCCCGAGAATCTCGCCGGCACGCGCCGTCGCTTTTTTAACGTCGGCCACCACTGCCGCCGCCTTCTCATCGCCAAGCACTTCTCGTGCGGCGTGACTTTCAAGATAAAGAAGCTCTCCCACCGCATCAACCAGCAGCTGCCGCTTGTCTCCTTCTTCCAGACCGGCCAGGTTGGCCAGAATACGGGACGAGGCCAGCACCCCGTCCTCTTCGATCTCCGCATCACGCAGAATATAGGAATAGGGCTGGGGCAGTTCGCGCAGCAGAGAAATGACCCGCTGATGGAATTGAGGATCAACCTTGCAGGCCGCTTGATGAATCAGGCGCAGGCCGTCATTGAGAACCGCCAGAATTTCACCGAGGGCACCCGTATCATCCGTCGAGTCCTCGGCTTCAACCCTGACAGCACCGCGCTCAACCAGATGATAGAGTACCCGCAAGCCTTCAAAATCGCCCAGGCCGCTGCGACGCACGATCTCTGCAACAGACTGCTTCCCGGAGCGGATCATGTCCAGCAGAGCCTGCTCACTGCCGCCGAGCCCCTCCGGAATCTTGTCGCCCACCCGGGCAATGCAATCCATTGAAGGGATCAGGCGCATGAAAAGCTGTCGCTCATCCTGCCGGCGCAACCCCTCCATAAGCAGATTCTGTGTGTTCATGCTGAGTTGGAAGGGATCTTTTTTCTCCAGGCTTTTGGCCTGAAAGGCGAAGCTGCCGCTTTGGAAAGGCAACAAATGGTAGACGATCGTTTCCGCCTGATGGCGAACGGCCTGCCACAGATCGCGCGGGCTGACAAGATTCTGATCAAGCAGAAATTTCACCAGAAAGTTCTGATTTTCCCGGCGTCCAGCAAGCCGGTCGAGAGAGTCTCGCTCAACCTTGCCGAGGGAGAACAGAATTTCGCCGAGATTTTCCTGCTCAAAGGAACTCAAAGCCGCCACGATCTCGCCATCCTGAAAATAGAGATCCTTGCGCCCCCCCTCCAGGTCAAAGCGCAGCACTCCCGTCTTGCGGAACATATTGAAAAAGGAGAGAAGATCCACCGGCGAGATTTCGCCGAGCGTCCCAGTCATAAGAATGGGGTGGGCATCCTCGGTGACGCGCAGAAAGAGGTGGCCGTTCGATTCGGAGGCGACATCGAAGGCGCGCGGCCCGAAGCGCCGCGCAAGGCGCGCCGGCAGAAACAGCCGTCCCTGTTGATCTAAAGTGACACTCGCCATGACAACCTGCGTTCCAGTTAGAGGCCGAGCCCCTTGCGAACCTGCTCAGCCACTTCGGCGGCGGCCTCACCGAGCGGCAGCATCCGCACCTCGCCGCCGGCGCGCTCCTTGAATTCCACCTGACCGTCCTTGAGACCACGCGCTCCGACGGTCACTCGCAGCGGGATGCCGACCAGGTCGGCGTCCTTGAACTTGAAGCCGGGACGTTCGTCGCGATCGTCGAGCAACACCTCGACGCCGGCCGCCAGCAGCCGCTGGTAAAGATCCTCCGCCGCCTCGCGCACCGCATCATCATTGGGGTTGAGCATCACCACCAGGACCTGGAACGGAGCCACCGCCAGCGGCCAGATGATACCGTTTTCGTCGTGGTTCTGTTCGATGGCCGCAGCCACCGTGCGCCCGACGCCGATGCCGTAGCATCCCATCACCAGCGTCCGCTCATGCCCCTGGTCGTCGAGGACTTTTGCACCAAGAGCCTCGGAATACTTGGTGCCGAGCTTGAACACATGCCCCACCTCGATGCCGCGCCACACTTCGAGCAGTCCGTCGCAGCGCGGACAGGGATCTCCGGCTTCCGCCTTACGCAGATCGGCAAACTGCTCGACCTCGATATCGCGGCCCAGGTTGGCCCCGGTGAAATGGGCATCCTTCTCGTTGGCCCCGACGATAAAATCACTCATGGTCTGGACTTCGAGATCGGCAACGATGCGCAGGTCCAGCCCGACCGGCCCGGCAAAACCGCTGGGAGCGCCTGTGGCTTTCAGAACCACATCCTCTGTCGCCATCTCCACCCAGGCGCAATCGAGCAGGCGGCAGAGCTTGATGTCGTTGAGTTCCCGGTCGCCACGCAGCAGAACCGCCAGGGTTTCGCCGGTATCAGTCTGCATGATCAGGGTCTTGATCAGCCGGCGCGGTTCAACCTTCAGGAAAGCACTGACTTCCTCGATGGTTTTGCGCGCCGGGGTCAGCACCTTCTCGAGGGGGGCGTCGGGCTCGGCAGCCGTCTGCCCTGCGTTGCGGATTTCTGCCTTCTCTACGTTGGCCGCATACTCGCAACTGTCGCAGGACACGATCTCGTCCTCCCCCGAAGCGGCCAGCACCATGAACTCATGAGAACTCGAACCGCCGATGTTGCCGGTATCGGCCTCCACCGCACGGAATTTGAGGCCGCAGCGTTCAAAGATCCGGCGATACGCCTGATACATCCTGTCATAGGATCGATCAGCGCCCGCATCATCCATGTCAAAGGAGTAGGCATCCTTCATGATGAATTCGCGCCCCCGCATCAAGCCGAAACGCGGGCGGATCTCATCGCGGAACTTGGTCTGAATCTGGTAGAGATTGAGCGGCAGCTGGCGGTAGGAGCGCACATCGTTGCGCACGATGTCGGTGATGACCTCCTCATGCGTGGGGCCGAGGCAGAACTCGCCCTGCTTGCGATCCTTTAAGCGCAGCAACTCCTTGCCGTACTGCTGCCAGCGCCCCGATTCCTGCCACAACTCCGCCGGCACCACCATGGGCATCAGCACCTCGTGCGCACCGGCGCGATCCATCTCCTCGCGCACGATCTGCTCCACCTTGCGTAGAGAGCGCAGCCCCAGCGGCAGGTAGTCGTAGATCCCCGCAGCGACCTTGCGGATCATGCCGGAGCGCAGCATCAGCTGATGGCTGACCACTTCGGCATCGGACGGGGTTTCCTTCAGAGTCGGCAACAGATACTGGCTGTAACGCATAAACCCACCTCACGGCAAAACCTCTTGAATGTGTCCTCAATG
Protein-coding sequences here:
- the secE gene encoding preprotein translocase subunit SecE, which gives rise to MFKNVSEFLAHVKSELKKVTWPTRKETYASTSVVILLVIFIAVFLGAVDWMLSNVVKMLLS
- the rpmG gene encoding 50S ribosomal protein L33, with amino-acid sequence MRDIVTLACTECKQRNYTTTKNKRNTPDKLEFSKYCRFCRKHTPHRETK
- the tuf gene encoding elongation factor Tu, whose translation is MAKAKFERTKPHVNIGTIGHVDHGKTTLTAAITKVLSEAGGAEFKAFDTIDNAPEERERGITIATAHVEYQTAARHYAHVDCPGHADYVKNMITGAAQMDGAILVVSAADGPMPQTREHILLARQVGVPAMVVFLNKVDMVDDEELLELVELEIRELLTQYDFPGDDIPIIKGSALAALEGRDEEIGKKAIFELMDACDSYIPEPERDIDRPYLMPVEDVFSISGRGTVVTGRIERGIVKVGDEVEIVGMKDTVKTVVTGVEMFRKLLDQGQAGDNVGVLLRGTKREDVERGQVLAKPGSITPHTRFKAEAYILTKEEGGRHTPFFKGYRPQFYFRTTDVTGVVELPEGTEMVMPGDNIAMTVNLITPIAMDKELRFAIREGGRTVGAGVVSDIIE
- the rlmKL gene encoding bifunctional 23S rRNA (guanine(2069)-N(7))-methyltransferase RlmK/23S rRNA (guanine(2445)-N(2))-methyltransferase RlmL: MNQSRFFAVSPLGTEDLLGAEIEEAGGVELQATPNGILFDATLESAYRLCLWSRVATRVYLPVARFEALDGDQLYAQALEVEWEDHLPAGGTFAVNAHLRRSALNHSRFAALRVKDAIVDRLCERWGQRPDVQPQRPDLQVSLDVDKDQAMLSIDLAGESLHRRGYRRVGGAAPLKENLAAAVLLRAGWADAARRSAPLLDPLCGAGTLLIEGALIAADGAPGLWRDYYGFCGWRGHREDLWRAVQEDARERFAQGLGGLPVIAGCERDPHVVESARENLRACGLENHVRIDIGDFSTWLPEMGRSMNESAAGLVVTNPPYGERLGDKAQLQVLYSVLGGQCRQSFPGWQLSVFTSNPELASFLGLRASRTHSLRNGPIQARLYHYHLGPAPAADTTPPASGAEAKSDHDDTALMLANRLRKNFKAAQRWAKREGVCCYRVYDADLPEYAAAIDYYDGRLHIQEYKAPSSIDPGKARRRLQDLLRISSEVIEVPPDRVFLKQRKQQKGEAQYGRMGEGGHFFEVSEGPCRFLVNLGDYLDSGLFLDHRPIRQRIMEMAAGKRFLNLFAYTGSATVFAARGGAQSSTTVDASRTYLDWAKENFRLNGLDPRRHKLERADVMRWIDAGREKYDLIFLDPPTFSNSKTRGRDFDVQRDHAALIEWTMRRLEADGTLVFSTNFRKFRLDATLSERWEVQDVSAQTVPWDFRRSPKIHQCFLLRHPRGD
- a CDS encoding chemotaxis protein CheX; translated protein: MAVKFFGQFLVEKGVVSREKLLEAIELQEKNNLKFGEMALLMGVICEADVERVHDAQRSEDLRFGDMAVKLGLISPNQMQQVLTRQKNNHLYIGEALVKVGALDEGEILRYLAEFKEDQAPYTAEHVNLPQGVSNPQVWEMAADMTYKMLTRIAQFAFRPAPSVEAETVNARHLAVAMDFSGSVKCRYVLSVSEGAQQAIARAILKEDDVSDEPREVLDDTVMEFINIVCGNIAAKGAQLGHTMEITPPVVIAEGGSEVEVPPSYRAIRFPVYISDGEEVEFSFWVG
- a CDS encoding response regulator, which codes for MKRVLIVDDSISVARQLEKMVSSTGEFEVIGHAKNGAEAIKVNQSEDPDLICMDMNMPVMDGLTALRNIVAMDRNVKVVMVTSLGGVGEKFTEAIKLGAKNVISKPFEAETVLQTLREA
- the rlmB gene encoding 23S rRNA (guanosine(2251)-2'-O)-methyltransferase RlmB produces the protein MSEEIIYGINPVDEALKGRRRKPLELFVARDSGPRVRGLADAARRRGVPVRDSDKSELERLAGNSRHQGAVLRIEPCSYVEIDDLLKIGRDRGEPAFLVALDGVTDPHNFGALLRSAAGAGCHGVICPRDNSAPVTGVVERAAAGALEHVALCRVVNLARTFDLLKKEGLWIYGLAGEADQSLYSIDFTSDLVLVVGSEGKGLRPNVRRHCDQLVSIPMQGGVGSLNVSVAGALSLFEVVRQRRKG
- the pyrF gene encoding orotidine-5'-phosphate decarboxylase, producing the protein MIENARQKLIFALDVDQFEEAEHFVKLLHDKVGMFKVGKQLFTRCGPEVIHMIKGEGGDVFLDLKYHDIPNTVAMACLEADRLGIGMFNVHALGGSEMMKTAADAVRNRCAAEKRQMPLMLAVTILTSSAEETLREIGIEHSVEEMVPRLARLAQEAGFGGVVASPREIGLIREACGPDFVIVTPGVRPATASADDQKRVTTPADAIASGADYLVVGRPIAKADDPVAAAEAIVEEMAQALSPRA
- a CDS encoding DUF4388 domain-containing protein; amino-acid sequence: MASVTLDQQGRLFLPARLARRFGPRAFDVASESNGHLFLRVTEDAHPILMTGTLGEISPVDLLSFFNMFRKTGVLRFDLEGGRKDLYFQDGEIVAALSSFEQENLGEILFSLGKVERDSLDRLAGRRENQNFLVKFLLDQNLVSPRDLWQAVRHQAETIVYHLLPFQSGSFAFQAKSLEKKDPFQLSMNTQNLLMEGLRRQDERQLFMRLIPSMDCIARVGDKIPEGLGGSEQALLDMIRSGKQSVAEIVRRSGLGDFEGLRVLYHLVERGAVRVEAEDSTDDTGALGEILAVLNDGLRLIHQAACKVDPQFHQRVISLLRELPQPYSYILRDAEIEEDGVLASSRILANLAGLEEGDKRQLLVDAVGELLYLESHAAREVLGDEKAAAVVADVKKATARAGEILGRTK
- a CDS encoding proline--tRNA ligase codes for the protein MRYSQYLLPTLKETPSDAEVVSHQLMLRSGMIRKVAAGIYDYLPLGLRSLRKVEQIVREEMDRAGAHEVLMPMVVPAELWQESGRWQQYGKELLRLKDRKQGEFCLGPTHEEVITDIVRNDVRSYRQLPLNLYQIQTKFRDEIRPRFGLMRGREFIMKDAYSFDMDDAGADRSYDRMYQAYRRIFERCGLKFRAVEADTGNIGGSSSHEFMVLAASGEDEIVSCDSCEYAANVEKAEIRNAGQTAAEPDAPLEKVLTPARKTIEEVSAFLKVEPRRLIKTLIMQTDTGETLAVLLRGDRELNDIKLCRLLDCAWVEMATEDVVLKATGAPSGFAGPVGLDLRIVADLEVQTMSDFIVGANEKDAHFTGANLGRDIEVEQFADLRKAEAGDPCPRCDGLLEVWRGIEVGHVFKLGTKYSEALGAKVLDDQGHERTLVMGCYGIGVGRTVAAAIEQNHDENGIIWPLAVAPFQVLVVMLNPNDDAVREAAEDLYQRLLAAGVEVLLDDRDERPGFKFKDADLVGIPLRVTVGARGLKDGQVEFKERAGGEVRMLPLGEAAAEVAEQVRKGLGL